GTGCCTCGATGGCCGGGCGGGGGGCGAAGCGCTCTTGCGCCGTCTCGAGCAGCGCCCGGGCGCGCTCGCGCTCGCCCAGCTGCCAGAGGACCTCGATCAGGTGGGCGGCCACTTCCTGGTCGGGCATGGCGGCCCAGGCCCGCTCCAGCCAGGGCAGGGCGGTCTCGGGTTCCCCCTGGCGATAATACACCCAGCCGAGGCTGTCGAGGATGGCCGGGTTGTCCGGCGCCAGTCGGTGGGCGCGCTCGATCAGGCGCTGGGCCTCGTCCAGCCGGCCGGCCAGGTTCTCGTCGGCCAGGGTATAGCCCAGGGCGTTGAGGGCATTGGCGTTGTCGGGCTCCCGTTCGATGATGGCGCGCAGGTGGGTCTCCATGGCGGCCAGGTCGCCGCCCTCGTAGGCGCGCATGGCGCGCTGGTAGCGCAGCCGGGTGGCGTCCGGGTACTGGTCGATGCTGCGCACGAGCAGGGCATCGGCCTGGGCGCGGGCGCCGGCCTCGTCGAGCAGCTCCACCTCCAGGGACACCAGCTCGGGGGCGGCTTCCTCATGGCGCAGCCGCTCGATGCGCAGGAAGGTCCGGGCGTCGAGCAGGCGGTCGTGCTCCACCAGCATGCGGGCCGCCCGGATCCGGGAGATCAGGAAGCGTTCGCCCTCCGGGACCTGGCGATAATAGAGGAGGGCGTTGTCCACTTCGCCTTCCTCCTCGGCGATGCTGCCCAGCAGCAGGAAGGCCAGGGGCGGCGTGTCGCCGTCGCCGATCAGCGGCAGCAGCAGGCGGCGCGCCGGTCGCGGGTGCCCCTCCTCCAGGTAGAGCCGGGCCAGGGCCAGGCGCAGCTCGGGGGTGTCGCCATGGTCCTCGAGCAGGGCGTCGGTATTGGCCTCGGCGGCGGCGAGGTTGCCGAGCCGGATCTCCGCCTGGGCCGTCAGCAGCATCAGCCGCGGGTCGCCGGGGGCCAGCGTGAGTCCGCGCCGGGCCGCCGCCTTGGCGCGCTGCGGGGACTCGCTGTCCAGGGCCACCACGGCACGGATGCGCCACAGCGCCGGCAGCTCCGGGGCGCGAGCCGCCAGCCGCTCCAGTCGCTGGCGCGCCGCCCGATACTCGCCCGCCGCGGCCTCGAGCAGGGCGGTGGCGAGCTCGGCATCCGGCGGGGCGGTGGCGGTATCGGCCAGGTGGCGTCGCAGGCGGGCCAGCAGCGGAAGCGGGTCGGCGCCGGTCTCGAGGGCCCCCTCGACGAAGTCCAGCAGCTCGCCCTCGCCGCCGCGGTCGATCACGGCGAGCCGTTGGTCCAGCGCCGTGGACCAGTCGCCACGCTGCAGGGCGAGGCTGGCCAGCAGCCGGGCCGGGGCGTCGCTCTCGGGTGCCAGGGCCTGCCAGCGGCGGGCCGCTTCCTCGAGCAGTTGCGGGTCCTCGTCGAAGCGGGCGGCCAGGGCGGCGCGCTCGGCCAGGGAGGCGTCCCCGTAGCGTTCGGCGGTCTCGAGGTAGCCGCGGGTGGCGCGTCGATAGTCGCCACGCTGCCCGGCGAGTTCCGCCACCAGCAGCGAGGAGAGGCCCTCGGCATCCAGGCCCTGGGTGATGGGCGGTGCCCCGGCCATGGGGTCCGCGGTCACCGGCTGGGGCGCCAGGCTCTGGCAGCCGCCGAGCAACAGGGTCAGGCCGAGGGCGACGAGCGGACGGCGAGCGAGTGTCATGGGGGATCGGCGGGGCATGCGAGTCTCGAGGTGAAGGCCGAGCCGCCAGCATAACGGCTTGGTTCCGTTGGGCAAAGGACAACGCCCTCGGCGGGGCGCCTCGCGGGGTCGGCCTATGGTAGAATGTTGCGCCGTGGAGACGAGGCGGATGTCCGCCCGGGAATTCTCCACCTCTATCCCGAAGATGCCGGACCACTACCCGAAGACGCCGACACGCATGACGCTGCTTGCCCTGGGAATCAACCATCGGACCGCGACCGTCGAGGTGCGCGAACAGGTCGCCTTCACGCCGACGCAGCTGGAGTCGGCGCTGGCCGAACTGCGCATCCTCCCCGGGGTGCAGGAGGCCGCCGTGCTCTCCACCTGCAACCGCACCGAGCTGTATTGCGTCACCGGAGAGGCCGGCGAGCGGGCGATCCTCGAGTGGCTGGGCCGCTTCCACGGTCTCGAGGTCGAGGCCCTGACGTCCTGTGCCTACCACTTCCTGGACAACGATGCCGCCCGCCACCTGATGCGGGTGGCCGTGGGCCTGGATTCCATGGTGCTGGGCGAACCGCAGATCCTTGGCCAGCTCAAGGAGGCCTACCAGGTGGCGCGGCGCGCCAAGGGGATGGGCGGCGAGCTGGAGTGCCTCTTCCAGCAGACCTTCGCCGTGGCCAAGCAGGTCCGCACCGAGACCGGCATCGGGCGCAACCCCGTTTCGGTGGCCTATGCCGCGGTCAGCCTGGCCAGCCGGATCTTCGACGACTTCTCGCGCTCCCGGGCGCTGCTGATCGGCGCCGGCGAGACCATCGAACTGGTCGCGCGGCATCTCCACGAGGCCCGGGTGAAGCAACTGACGGTGGCCAACCGCACCCGGGAGCGCGCCAAGCAGCTGGCCGGCCCCCTGGGCGGCGAGGCCATCACCCTGGACGAGATTCCCGAGGCGCTGGTCCGGGCCGACATCGTGATCGCCTCCACGGCGGCGCCGCTGCCGATCCTCGGCAAGGGGATGGTGGAGCGGGCCCTCAAGCGCCGGCGCCATCGGCCGGTGTTCATGGTCGATATCGCCGTCCCCCGGGACATCGAGCCCGAGGTGGGTGAGCTCTCCGACGTCTTCCTCTATACCGTCGATGACCTCGAGGAGGTCATCGAGGAAAACCGCCGTCACCGTCAGGTCGCCGCGGACCACGCCGAGTCGCTGATCGAGCATGGCGTCGGCCGCTGGCTGTACGAGCGCCGCCTGCGCAGTGGCGGCGAGCTGATCCGCGACGTCCGCGCCCGGGGCGAGGCGCTGCGCGACCAGGCCCGTGACCAGGCGCTGGCACGCCTGGCCCGGGGCGAGGATCCCGCGGCGGTGGTGGAGCGCCTGGCCCACCAGCTGACCAACCGGCTGCTGCACCGGCCCACGGTGGCGCTGCGGGAGGCCGCCAGCGACGAGCGTCAGGAGTTGCTGGACGCCGCCACCGAGCTGCTGCTGGACGACGCCGCCAGGGCTTCCCACTAGGGCCCCCGACGATGAAGGCTGCCCTGCGTCAGCGTCGCGACGCCCGTGCCCGGTGCTCCCGTGCTCCCGCCGGGCGCGTCTTTCGATTCCGACACTTTCCGATAGGACTCCGTTGATGAAAGCATCCCTGCGTCAGCGTCTCGACGCCTTCGCCGAGCGCTTCGAGGAGCTCGCCGCCCTGCTGGCCGATCCCGAGGTGATCACCGACCAGTCTCGCTTTCGCGACTATTCCCGCGAGTACGCCGAGCTCGACGCCCTGGTGGAGGCCTGGCGCGAGTATCGGCGCGTGGAGGGCGACATCGAGGCCGCCGAGGCCCTGGCCGACGATGCGGATGCCGAGATGCGCGAGCTGGCCGAGATGGAGCGCGACGAGGGCCGCGAGCGCCTCGAGGCGCTGGAGGGGCGGCTCAAGCAGCTGCTGGTGCCCCGCGACCCGGACGATGCCGGCAACGTCTTCCTGGAGATCCGTGCCGGCACCGGCGGCGACGAGGCGGCCCTGTTCGCCGGCGACCTCTTCCGCATGTATTCGCGCTACGCCGAGCAGCACGGCTGGAAGGTCGAGGTCATCAGTGCCAGCCACGGCGACCAGGGCGGCTACAAGGAGATCATCTCGCGGGTCAAGGGCGAGGGCGTCTACGCCCGACTCAAGTTCGAATCGGGGGCCCACCGGGTGCAGCGGGTTCCGGCCACCGAGTCCCAGGGGCGCATCCATACCTCGGCCTGCACCGTGGCGGTGATGCCCGAGGCCGCCGAGGTCGGCGAGGTCGACATCGACGCCGGCGACCTGCGCGTCGACACCTACCGGTCCAGCGGGGCCGGCGGCCAGCACGTCAACACCACCGACTCGGCCATCCGCATCACCCACCTGCCCACCGGGGTGGTGGTGGAGTGCCAGGAGGAGCGCAGCCAGCACAAGAACCGCGCCAAGGCCATGTCGCTGCTCGCCGCCCGCCTCAAGCAGGCGGCCCAGGACAGCCAGCGCCGGCAGCAGGCCGACGAGCGGCGCTCGCTGGTCGGCTCCGGCGATCGCAGCGAGCGCATCCGCACCTACAACTTTCCCCAGGGCCGGGTCACCGACCACCGCATCAACCTGACCCTCTACAAGCTGGGCGAGGTGATCGGCGGCGAGCAGCTCGACGAGGTCATCGAGCCGCTCATCCACGAGTACCAGGCCGAGCAGCTGGCCGCTCTCCAGCAGGAGGCCTGATGCGCCTGGACGACCTCCTGCGGGACGCCAGCCGCCGGTTCGCGGCCGCCGGCTCGCCCAGTGCCCGGCTCGACGCCGAGGTGCTGCTGTGCCACGTGCTGGGAGTCGACCGGACCTGGCTGTATACCTGGGGGGACCGCGACGCCGAGCCCGACGCCGTGGCGCGCTTCGAGGCCCTGGTCGCGGCGCGGGAGGACGGGCGGCCGGTGGCGCATCTCACCGGGGAGCGGGAGTTCTGGGGGCTGGCCCTGGCCACCTCGCCGAGCACGCTGATCCCCCGTCCGGATACCGAGACCCTGGTGGCGGCCGCGCTGGGCCTGGCGGCCGAGGCCCCGGGCCGGCTGCTCGACCTGGGCACCGGCACCGGCGCGGTGGCCCTGGCCTTCGCCTCCGAGCGCCCGTCCTGGGCGGTGACCGGCGTCGACCTGCGCCCCGAGGCGGTGGCCCTGGCCCGGCACAACGCCACGCGACTGGGTATCGGCAACGCCGATTTCCGGGCCAGCGACTGGTTCGCGGCCCTGGCCGGTGAGCACTTCGCGCTGATCGTCGCCAACCCGCCCTACCTGGCCGATGACGACCCCCACCTGGAGCAGGGCGATGTGCGCTTCGAGCCGCGCAGCGCCCTGGTGGCGGCCGACGAGGGCTTGGCCGACCTGTATCACCTGGTCGAGGCGGCCCGCGCGCACCTCGCCCCCGGGGGCTGGCTGCTGCTGGAGCATGGCGCGACCCAGGGCCCGGCGGTGCGCGAGGCGCTGTGCGCCGCCGGCTATGCGGCCGTGACCAGCCGAACCGACCTCGCCGGCCACGAGCGGGTCAGCCTGGGACGTCGTTGAGGCGGGGCTGGAGCCGGACCGGTGGCTGTGTTACACCTGATAACAGTAAAAAACGCCATTGGCCGCCGCCTTTTCGTGAGTGAATACCATCAATCATCCGTTTCACGGTGATTTTCAGGCGATGACTCCGCCGCGGCGGCCGGATACTCACTGCTTTCCGGCGCGCCAGCCAGGATGACAATGAAAACCAAGACCCGCTCGCTCGACCGTATCGACCTCAAGATCCTGCGTTGCCTGCAGGAGAATGCCCGCATTTCCTATGTGGACCTCGCCTCCCAGGTGGGGCTCTCCACCACGCCTTGCCTGGAGCGCGTCAAGCGCCTGGAGCGCTCCGGGGTGATCCGCGGCTACAAGGCGCTGCTCGACCCCCGCGCCCTCCGGGCCAACCTGCTGGTGTTCGTCGAGATCAGCCTGGAGACCCAGTCCCCGGCGGTGTTCGACGAGTTCCGTCGCGCGGTGGCCAAGCTGCCCCAGATCCAGGAGTGCCACCTGGTGTCGGGGCAGTTCGACTATATCCTCAAGTGCCGCATCCCCGAGATGTCGGCCTATCGCCAGCTGCTCGGCGACGTGGTCCTGACCCTTCCCGGGGTCAAGGAGTCGAAGAGCTATGTGGTCATGGAGGAGGTCAAGGAGGACTTCACGCTGCATGTCCCGGACATCGAGGAGTTCGACGAGAAGTGAGCCCCATGAACGATGAGGCGCTGTTGCGCTACAGCCGTCAGATCATGCTCGAGCAGATCGACATCGACGGCCAGGAACGCCTGCTGGCCGGCCATGCCCTGGTGGTGGGCGCCGGCGGGCTCGGCTCGCCGGTGGCCCTGTATCTCGCCGCGGCGGGCCTCGGCCGGTTGACCCTGGCCGACGACGATGCGGTGGAGCTGTCCAACCTGCAGCGCCAGATCGCCCACGGCACGGCCGACCTCGGCCGTCCCAAGGCGGAGTCGGCCCGGGAGGCGGCCCTGGCGGTCAACCCGGACTGCGACGTCAGGGCCGTGACCGAGCGCCTCGCGGCCGAGGCCCTGGCGGCCGCGGTCGCCGAGGCCGACGTGGTCCTCGACTGCACCGACCGCTTCGAGAGCCGCTATGCCATCAACGCCGCCTGCCGCGAGGCCGGCGTGCCGCTGGTCTCGGGGGCGGCCATCCGCTTCTCCGGCCAGCTGGCGGTCTTCGACCCGCGTGACCCGGACGGGCCCTGCTATGCCTGCCTGTACCCCCCGGGGGAGGGCGGTGACGAGGAGCTGCGCTGCGCCGAGAACGGCGTGGTGGCACCGCTGGTCGGGCTGGTCGGCTGCTTCCAGGCGCTCGAGGCGCTCAAGCTGGTCAGCGGCGCCGGTCGGGTGCATCAGGGCCTTTCCACCTTCGACGGCCTCACCGGCCAGTGGCGGCATTTCCGCGTGCCGCGGGACCCGGCCTGCCCGGTGTGCGGCGGCTGAGCTCCCCGGTCGCGCCCGGCGCGGCGCCCGGGCCGCGTCATCGTCTCCTCGCCCCCTCGCTGCGGGGCCTCGCGGCCGAAGTGCCCTACTCGTAGGTCACCACCAGGAAGGCCAGCAGCTCCTCGTCGCTGACGTTCTCGATGACGTGTTCCTGATCGGCCTGGTAGTGCGCCGAATCCCCCGTGGCGAGTCGGCACTCGTTGTCCCCGGCGATCACCCGGGCGCTGCCCCGGGTAATGGTCAATAATTCCCGTGTCCCCTCGAAGTGGGAGGTGCTGCGCAGGCAGGCACGGGGGGCGATGCGCAGCTCGTAGAACTCGACATGCTTCTCGAGGTGCAGCGGCGACAGGGTGCGGATGCGGCATTCGCGGTCGTCGCGAAACAGGTGGGTGGCGTCGTCGCCGCGCACCACCTCGATGCGGGAGGCCGTCCAGGGCTGGTCGACCAGGTCGCCGATGCTCAGGCCGAAGGCCTGGGCGATGCGCAGGGTCACCGCCAGGGTCGGGTTGGCGCGGCCGCGCTCGATCTGGCTGAGCATCGAGCGGCTGACCCCGCAGGCGGAGGCCAGCTGGTCCAGGGTCAGGCCGCGCTTCTTGCGCAGCTCGCTGACGCGGTCGCCGAGCAGCTGGCCGCCGTCGTCAGGCGTTGTCGGTTCCTTCATGGGTTCGTCGGCCCTCCCGCCATCCACTATCGAGGAATAAATTCTTGCATAGTGGATTTTATCCACTATGCTGGAATTGATTCCTTCATGGTAAGCATTCGGGCAAGGATTGCCAGGGAGGAGACTCATTCCCAGCGTCGAGGAGGCGACATGAAGGCACTGGTCAAGCGAGAGGCGGCGCCGGGGCTGTGGCTCGAGGACGTGCCCGCCCCGGGGGCCGGCATCAACGACGTGCTGGTACGGGTCAAGCGCACGGCCATCTGCGGCACCGACCTGCATATCTACAACTGGGATCACTGGGCGGAGCAGACCATCCCGGTGCCCATGGTCGTGGGCCACGAGTTCGTCGGCGAGATCGTCGAGGTGGGGGCCAACGTCAACGACTTCCATCCCGGCCAGATCGTCTCGGGAGAGGGGCATGTGGTCTGCGGGCGCTGCCGCAACTGCCTGGCGGGTCGCCGCCACCTGTGCGCCCATACCCGGGGGATCGGCGTCAACCGGCCAGGCGCCTTCGCCGAGTACGTGGTCCTGCCCATGTCCAACGTCTGGGAGCACCGCCCCGGCATCGACCTGGACGTGGCGGCGCTGTTCGACCCCCTGGGGAACGCCGTGCACACCGCCCTGCAGTTCGACGTGCTCGGCGAGGACGTGTTGATCACCGGGGCCGGCCCCATCGGTGCCATGGCCGCGGCCGTGTGCCGACACGCCGGGGCGCGTCACGTGGTGATCACCGATCTCAATCCCCGGCGCCTGGCCCTGGCCGAGACCCTGGGGGCGACGCGCACCGTCAATGTCGCCGAGGAGAGTCTGGCCGAGGTGCAGCGCTCGCTGGGCATGGTCGAGGGCTTCGACGTGGGCCTGGAGATGTCCGGCAGTCCCGCGGCCTTCCAGGACATGCTCGCCAACATGTGTCACGGCGGCAGGGTGGCGATGCTCGGCATTCCCACCGAGGAACTGGCCATCAACTGGAACACCGTGATCTTCAACATGCTGACCATCAAGGGCGTGTATGGCCGGGAGATGTACGAGACCTGGTACAAGATGTCGGTGCTGGTGGAGTCGGGAATGGATATCTCGCCGGTGATCACCCACCGCCTGCCCTACACCGACTTCGAGCAGGGCTTCCAGGCCATGCTGGCCGGGGAGGCCAGCAAGGTGATTCTGAACTGGGATTGATCGGTATCCGCGTAGCGCCCGGAAGCGAGGAGTGCCGAGGGCAAGGTGTCGCGAGGGTCCTGCTCCATGGGTGAGGAGGATTCCTCCGAACGGGCTGGCCATGGATGGCCAGCACCGGACTTGCAAGCGGAGCAGGATGCGAGAGCGTCGCAGGGCGTCAGAAGCGCCCAGGGATGGGTTCACAGCGGCCTCGCGATGGTCCGGCACGCCGGAGCTTGACGCCGGAACCGCGCGTTTTCGGGATGTCAGCGAAGCCTCAAGACTGGACAGGACAACGGAACGAGAAGGATACGACACCATGTACGGCGACTTTCAACGGCACCTGCGCGACGAGCTCGCGGCCATCGACGAGGCCGGCCTCACCAAGCGCGAGCGCGAACTGGCCACCCCCCAGGGGGCCCATGTGGGCGTGGCGCGCGACGGCGAGGTGCTCAACCTCTGCGCCAACAACTACCTGGGGCTCGCCCAGCACCCCGAGGTCAAGGCGGCCGCCATGGCCGGCCTGGAGGAGTGGGGCTACGGGCTGGCCTCGGTGCGCTTCATCTGCGGCACCCAGACCCTGCACAAGACCCTCGAGGCCAGGCTGAGCGAGTTCCTCGGCAGCGAGGACACCATCCTCTACCCGTCCTGCTTCGACGCCAACGGCGGCCTGTTCGAGACCCTGCTGGGGCCCGAGGACGCGGTGATCTCCGACGAGCTCAATCACGCGAGCATCATCGACGGGGTGCGGCTGTGCAAGGCAAGCCGCTACCGCTATCGCAACAGTGACATGGCCGACCTGGAGGCCCAGTTGCAGGCCGCCGACGCCGCGGGCGCGCGCTTCAAGCTGATCACCACCGATGGCGTCTTCTCGATGGACGGCTATATCGCCAGGCTGGACGAGATCTGTGATCTGGCCGAGCGCTACCAGGCCCTGGTGCACGTCGACGACTGCCACGCCACCGGCTTCATGGGGGAGGGGGGGCGCGGCACCCACGAGTACCGGGGCTGCCTGGATCGGGTGGATATCCTCACCGGCACCCTGGGCAAGGCCCTGGGCGGTGCCAGCGGGGGGTACACCAGTGCCCGCAAGGAAATCGTCGAGCTGTTGCGCCAGCGCTCGCGACCCTACCTGTTCTCCAACACCGTGGCGCCGCCGGTGGTCGCCGGTGCCCTCAAGGCCCTCGAGTTGGCCGGCGAGTCCAGCGAACTGCGCGACCGACTGAAGGCGAACACTGCCTTCTTCCGCCAGGGACTCGAGGATCTGGGCTTCGAGCTGCTGCCCGGCGAGCACCCCATCGTGCCGGTGATGCTCCACGACGCCGCCCTGGCGGCACGCTTCGCCGAGGCAATGCTGGCGGAGGGCGTCTACGTGATCGCCTTCTCCTACCCGGTGGTGCCCAAGGGCAAGGCTCGCATCCGCACCCAGGTCTCGGCGGCCCTGACCCGCGAGGACCTGGAGGCGGCCCTGGCAGCCTTCGGCCGTGTCAAGGAACGCCTGGGACTGGCTGGCAACGCCTAGACCGCATGGCTTGCAGTGCAAGCCATGCGGTCTAGCGGGGGATCGCGATGCTCCCCCCTCGGGGCGCCGACGGTCCGGCGCCCCTCCTGATCGTGCCACGCCGGGCCCGGCGTGGCGCCGGGTTTTCTCTTCCCCGGCGACTCCTCTCCTCCCGCCTCGCTGGTGCTGTCTCGCCTGCCACGCGAATCGGCCTGTCGCGATTCAGCGAATATAATCAACTGCCTGCGTCTTCCCGGTCGCGGTCGGTCCGGGTCAAGTCGTGATGGGTTATCGTATATTCAACGGAATTGCCGAGCCGTGGTAGTGCCTTCCCCGGGCGCTGGATGAGCGCTTCTCAGGCGACGCCGCGACAGCTTTTTCTTGACGACATGTTCTTTCTAAGATTAACAAATATCTGATAATAAAAGATTATATCTTTTCTATGCTCGGATAGGTGTTGAATACTTGACATCAAGCCGGCAGGTGGTGTCAGACTAGGGGGGAGCGGATCGTTGCCGGAAGCGGCTCCCCGTGCAGACGATTTGCGGTCAAAGTATTCAACAACAATAACAGGACGCGACCTATGGTCAGTTCCGCCACGGACCAGCCGGCTTCCTGGTACCGCGCCTCCATCGCCGTCGACCTCGAGCCCTGTGCCCCCCTCGAAGGGGAGGAGCACGCCGATGTCTGCGTGATCGGCGGCGGGGTCACCGGCTGCTCGGCGGCCCTGCATCTCGCCGAGCGCGGTTACTCGGTGATCCTGCTGGAAGCCGGCGAGGTTGGCCATGGTGCCTCGGGTCGCAGCGGGGGCCAGATCCTGCCGGGTCTGGGCACCGATATCACCACCGTCGAGCAGGCCCTGGGCCGATCTCGCGCCCGGGAGATCTGGGAGATGAGCCGCGAGGCGGTACGCCTCACCGCCGAGCTGATCGAGCGCCACGCCATTCCCTGCGAACTGGCCTGGGGCTACCTCCACGCCGCCGTGAAGCCGCGCCATGTCCGAGAGCTCGAGGCCTTCCGCGAACAGCTGGCGCGGGACTACGACTACCCGGCCCTGGAGTGGCTGGAGGGCGACGCCCTGCGCGAACACGTGGCCACCGATGCCTACCCGGCCGCGCTCTACGACCGCGAAGGCGGCCACCTGCATCCCCTCAACTATACCCTGGGCCTGGCCCGGGCCGCCCAGCGCGCCGGGGTGCGGCTGCACTCCCGCAGCGCCGCCCGGGACATCCAGCGCGGCACGCCGGCCACCGTGACCACCGACGGCGGTCGGGTGACCGCCGACTTCCTGGTGCTGGCGACCAACGCCTATCACGGCGGCCTGGTGCCGGAGCTGTCGGGTCGGGTGATGCGCGCCGCCAACTACATGATCGCCACCGCGCCGCTCTCCCCGGCGCAGGCGGCCCGGGTACTGCCCCGGAACGATGCCCTGTCCGACGCCAACTTCGTGCTCGACTACTACCGCCTTTCGGCGGATCGCCGCCTCATCTACGGGGGCGAGGTCAGCTACGATGGACGAGAGCCGCCGCGGCTCCAGGAACGCATGGACGCCAAGATCGCCCGGCTCTTCCCGGTGCTCGCGGGTGTGCCCATCGACTACCGCTGGGGCGGTGACGTGGCGATCACCCTGAATCGGGCCCCCGACTTCGGCCGCCTGGGCGACAACCTCTTCTATGCCCAGGGCTATTCCGGCCATGGCATGGCCCTGGCGGGGCTCGCCGGCAAGCTGCTGGCCGAGGCCATCGCCGGGCAGAGCGAGCGTTTCGATGTCTTCGCCGCCATGCCGCATCGCCAGTTCCCCGGCGGCCGCGCCCTGCGCAAGCCGCTGCTGGTCCTGGCCACCCATTTCTACAAACTGCGCGACCGGCTCTGAGAGAGGCCGCGGATAACCGAAGAGGCACCCCCATGAGCGAGACCATCACGGCGGATATTGCCGACCAGCCGGGTACGATCCCGGCCGCCGAGGAGACGCCGCAGGAGGCGGCACGCCGCAAGGCGTCCTCCATCGAGATGCAGGGACTGCACAAGCGCTTCGGCCGCGATACCGTGGCGCTCGACGGCGTCGACCTGGACATCCGGGCCGGCGAGTTCTTCACCCTGCTGGGGCCGTCCGGCTGCGGCAAGACCACCCTGTTGCGCATCCTCGCCGGCCTCGAGGAGCCGGATGCCGGCTCCCTGGTGGTGGGCGGCAAGAACGTCACCGAGGTGCCGCCGCACCGGCGTAGCGTCAACACCGTCTTCCAGTCCTACGCGCTCTTCCCGCACCTCTCGGTGCGCGAGAACCTGGCCTTCGGCCTGAAGATGCGCGGGGTGCCGGCCGCGGAACGCAACGCCAAGGTCGACGAGATCGCCGGCTTCATCAAGCTCGGCGACCTGGTCGAGCGCCGCGTCGACCAGCTCTCCGGCGGCCAGCGCCAGCGCATCGCCCTGGCCCGGGCGCTGGTCTGCGAGCCCGACGTGCTGCTGCTCGACGAGCCGCTCTCGGCGCTGGATGCCGGCCTGCGCAGCCAGCTGCAGGTGGAGCTGCTGCGGGTGCAGAAGCGCCTCGGCATGACCTTCGTCTTCGTCACCCACGACCAGCAGGAAGCCATGGTCATGTCCGACCGCATCGCCGTGCTCAACGGCGGCAACATCCAGCAGGTCGGGGCGCCGCGGGAGGTCTACGAGCGACCGGTCAACGCCTTCGTGGCGCGCTTCATGGGGCACGACAACCTCTATGCGATCAACGCCCGCCAGGGCGATCGCCTGACCACCGCGCTGGGCGAGCTGACCGCCGAGGACGCCGGCGACGGCGAGCTGCTGTTGATCCGCCCGGAGACCCTGGATGTGCTGCCGGGCGAGGTCGAGGGACGCAATCACCTGCAGGCCCGGGTGGCCGAGCGGCTCTATCGCGGCAGCCACGCCGAGTTCCGCCTGGAGATCGGCGAGACCACCCTGCAGGCCACGGTGAACAACCGCGGCCGGCACCTGCCCGACATGGGCGACCGGGTCACGGTGGTGGTGGCGCCGGAAG
The Halomonas sp. M4R1S46 DNA segment above includes these coding regions:
- a CDS encoding ABC transporter ATP-binding protein codes for the protein MSETITADIADQPGTIPAAEETPQEAARRKASSIEMQGLHKRFGRDTVALDGVDLDIRAGEFFTLLGPSGCGKTTLLRILAGLEEPDAGSLVVGGKNVTEVPPHRRSVNTVFQSYALFPHLSVRENLAFGLKMRGVPAAERNAKVDEIAGFIKLGDLVERRVDQLSGGQRQRIALARALVCEPDVLLLDEPLSALDAGLRSQLQVELLRVQKRLGMTFVFVTHDQQEAMVMSDRIAVLNGGNIQQVGAPREVYERPVNAFVARFMGHDNLYAINARQGDRLTTALGELTAEDAGDGELLLIRPETLDVLPGEVEGRNHLQARVAERLYRGSHAEFRLEIGETTLQATVNNRGRHLPDMGDRVTVVVAPEDLVTLSE
- a CDS encoding glycine C-acetyltransferase, encoding MYGDFQRHLRDELAAIDEAGLTKRERELATPQGAHVGVARDGEVLNLCANNYLGLAQHPEVKAAAMAGLEEWGYGLASVRFICGTQTLHKTLEARLSEFLGSEDTILYPSCFDANGGLFETLLGPEDAVISDELNHASIIDGVRLCKASRYRYRNSDMADLEAQLQAADAAGARFKLITTDGVFSMDGYIARLDEICDLAERYQALVHVDDCHATGFMGEGGRGTHEYRGCLDRVDILTGTLGKALGGASGGYTSARKEIVELLRQRSRPYLFSNTVAPPVVAGALKALELAGESSELRDRLKANTAFFRQGLEDLGFELLPGEHPIVPVMLHDAALAARFAEAMLAEGVYVIAFSYPVVPKGKARIRTQVSAALTREDLEAALAAFGRVKERLGLAGNA
- a CDS encoding NAD(P)/FAD-dependent oxidoreductase, which codes for MVSSATDQPASWYRASIAVDLEPCAPLEGEEHADVCVIGGGVTGCSAALHLAERGYSVILLEAGEVGHGASGRSGGQILPGLGTDITTVEQALGRSRAREIWEMSREAVRLTAELIERHAIPCELAWGYLHAAVKPRHVRELEAFREQLARDYDYPALEWLEGDALREHVATDAYPAALYDREGGHLHPLNYTLGLARAAQRAGVRLHSRSAARDIQRGTPATVTTDGGRVTADFLVLATNAYHGGLVPELSGRVMRAANYMIATAPLSPAQAARVLPRNDALSDANFVLDYYRLSADRRLIYGGEVSYDGREPPRLQERMDAKIARLFPVLAGVPIDYRWGGDVAITLNRAPDFGRLGDNLFYAQGYSGHGMALAGLAGKLLAEAIAGQSERFDVFAAMPHRQFPGGRALRKPLLVLATHFYKLRDRL